The following are encoded together in the Triticum dicoccoides isolate Atlit2015 ecotype Zavitan chromosome 6B, WEW_v2.0, whole genome shotgun sequence genome:
- the LOC119323161 gene encoding uncharacterized protein LOC119323161 isoform X1, which yields MAEALGALCRGGGWSYAAIWRSDRRDPRLLTIGECHCEDEARKVVENMLNQVHVVGEGIIGSALVSGKCQWISDDDSFSLVQTCNAENLGIFQGYTWWQHQFMSGIKTIAVVPIPALGVAQFGSVQKVSESLEFLEHVKGTLCRRESILWDPSTKHIHGDALPHNTQFQLNSLSVKRLMRIKDDPENMKLLENIVGIESLGSSVSTSSSYSPRSSNGFTSYGSCNGRNPPHIVAMPVNSKSINAVRLFHNGGNLMQHNSGSENPLQLRSAKQPDSSLASATTSYSSLNNLPRIEHELSCTPNNLGYYLQSQDSSSYRNSFSACFSVGDELKPMLFDNNNNNNNSPVQSNPMHEVDTTGFTSQANCAVYELPNEILEETTAGTVSSRGEGGNGNASLLQSTVFDPLMHDWWDSSVLLAGNIPDFGATTTSSATEQANSDPLSVEGRGLFSESVLEELLGASSNLNTDTACGSVVSSTGPLAGCFSGCELPGYTLQQDSSYSACKEQVPPLNFPSSSYTSENVPNGASKAIPVSLANLSMDDSCRLHTANSKVGQVTNPEGVKVIKKRARPGESTRPRPKDRQQIQDRVKELREIVPNSAKCSIDALLDRTIKHMIFLQGVTKYAEKIKQADEPKMISKDSGAVLKDNSSRVVLKDNSSAASNGGATWAYEVAGQTMVCPIIVEDLSPPGQMLVEMLCEERGFFLEIADTIRGFGLTILKGLMELRDGKIMARFLVEANKNVTRMDIFLSLVQLLQQNSHNRSSDQLAKVISSGVRSFAEHQQSPMLIPVGLAER from the exons ATGGCGGAGGCTCTGGGAGCGCTGTGCCGCGGCGGAGGCTGGTCCTACGCGGCCATCTGGCGCTCCGACCGTCGCGACCCACG TTTGCTGACGATTGGAGAGTGCCACTGTGAAGATGAAGCCCGAAAAGTTGTTGAGAATATGCTTAATCAAGTCCATGTTGTTGGAGAAGG CATCATAGGGTCAGCTCTAGTAAGTGGGAAGTGCCAATGGATTTCCGATGATGATTCCTTTAGTTTGGTTCAGACATGCAACGCAGAAAACCTAGGCATATTTCAG GGCTATACTTGGTGGCAACATCAGTTCATGAGCGGAATAAAG ACTATTGCAGTAGTACCTATCCCGGCGCTTGGTGTGGCGCAGTTTGGCTCGGTGCAAAAG GTATCTGAGAGCTTGGAGTTTCTGGAACATGTTAAAGGCACACTTTGTCGAAGGGAAAGCATCTTATGGGATCCTTCAACCAAACATATTCATGGAGATGCTCTCCCTCATAATACCCAATTTCAACTCAATTCTCTGAGCGTAAAGCGTCTTATGCGTATCAAAGATGACCCAGAAAACATGAAACTTCTTGAGAACATAGTAGGCATAGAATCTCTAGGGAGTTCAGTAAGTACTTCGAGCAGTTACTCTCCGAGATCTTCAAATGGTTTCACTTCCTACGGAAGTTGCAACGGTCGAAATCCTCCTCATATAGTGGCCATGCCAGTGAACTCCAAGTCAATAAATGCAGTCAGGTTATTTCATAATGGCGGCAATTTGATGCAGCACAATAGTGGTTCGGAAAATCCATTGCAGCTTCGATCTGCTAAACAGCCTGATTCTAGTTTAGCAAGTGCAACCACATCCTATTCCAGTTTAAACAATCTTCCTAGAATAGAGCATGAGCTGTCATGCACACCCAACAATCTAGGATACTACCTTCAAAGTCAAGATTCATCTAGTTACCGTAACTCATTCTCAGCTTGTTTTTCTGTGGGTGATGAGCTCAAACCCATGTTatttgacaacaacaacaacaacaacaactctcCTGTTCAAAGTAACCCAATGCATGAGGTCGATACTACCGGATTTACTTCACAGGCTAATTGTGCAGTCTATGAGTTGCCAAATGAAATATTGGAAGAAACGACTGCGGGGACAGTAAGCTCTCGCGGAGAAGGAGGCAATGGAAATGCCAGTTTGCTACAAAGCACTGTATTCGATCCCCTCATGCATGATTGGTGGGATAGCAGTGTCCTGCTAGCAGGAAATATTCCAGATTTCGGTGCCACTACCACATCCTCTGCGACAGAACAGGCAAATAGTGATCCATTATCAGTTGAAGGGAGGGGGTTATTTTCAGAATCTGTCCTTGAAGAACTGCTTGGTGCTAGTAGTAATTTGAATACAGATACAGCATGTGGCTCTGTTGTCTCTAGCACTGGTCCATTAGCTGGTTGTTTCTCAGGCTGTGAATTACCAGGGTACACCCTCCAGCAAGATTCTTCTTACTCGGCATGCAAGGAACAAGTACCACCATTGAACTTCCCTTCCAGCAGTTATACATCTGAAAATGTGCCAAATGGAGCATCAAAGGCAATACCAGTGTCCCTGGCCAATTTATCTATGGATGACAGTTGCAGACTGCACACTGCAAATTCCAAGGTCGGCCAGGTAACAAATCCTGAGGGAGTAAAGGTTATAAAGAAAAGAGCTAGACCAGGTGAGAGCACGCGGCCAAGACCGAAGGACCGGCAGCAGATACAAGATCGCGTCAAGGAATTGCGTGAGATAGTCCCAAACAGTGCAAAG TGTAGCATTGATGCTTTGTTGGACCGGACAATCAAGCATATGATCTTTCTGCAAGGTGTAACTAAGTATGCAGAGAAAATTAAGCAAGCCGATGAACCCAAG ATGATAAGCAAAGATAGTGGTGCCGTCTTGAAGGATAACTCAAGTCGTGTTGTCTTGAAAGATAACTCTAGTGCTGCAAGCAATGGTGGTGCCACGTGGGCCTATGAAGTTGCAGGACAGACCATGGTGTGCCCAATAATTGTCGAGGATCTTTCACCGCCCGGTCAGATGCTTGTGGAG ATGCTATGTGAGGAACGTGGCTTTTTCCTAGAGATAGCAGACACCATCCGTGGGTTTGGATTGACAATCTTGAAGGGGCTGATGGAGCTCCGTGATGGCAAGATAATGGCACGATTCCTCGTCGAG GCAAACAAGAACGTGACTAGGATGGACATATTTTTGTCACTTGTTCAGCTGCTACAACAAAATAGCCACAACAGATCTTCTGACCAGCTAGCTAAGGTCATTAGCAGCGGGGTTCGATCTTTCGCGGAGCATCAGCAATCTCCAATGTTGATTCCAGTTGGACTTGCTGAGAGATGA
- the LOC119323161 gene encoding transcription factor LHW-like isoform X2: MSGIKTIAVVPIPALGVAQFGSVQKVSESLEFLEHVKGTLCRRESILWDPSTKHIHGDALPHNTQFQLNSLSVKRLMRIKDDPENMKLLENIVGIESLGSSVSTSSSYSPRSSNGFTSYGSCNGRNPPHIVAMPVNSKSINAVRLFHNGGNLMQHNSGSENPLQLRSAKQPDSSLASATTSYSSLNNLPRIEHELSCTPNNLGYYLQSQDSSSYRNSFSACFSVGDELKPMLFDNNNNNNNSPVQSNPMHEVDTTGFTSQANCAVYELPNEILEETTAGTVSSRGEGGNGNASLLQSTVFDPLMHDWWDSSVLLAGNIPDFGATTTSSATEQANSDPLSVEGRGLFSESVLEELLGASSNLNTDTACGSVVSSTGPLAGCFSGCELPGYTLQQDSSYSACKEQVPPLNFPSSSYTSENVPNGASKAIPVSLANLSMDDSCRLHTANSKVGQVTNPEGVKVIKKRARPGESTRPRPKDRQQIQDRVKELREIVPNSAKCSIDALLDRTIKHMIFLQGVTKYAEKIKQADEPKMISKDSGAVLKDNSSRVVLKDNSSAASNGGATWAYEVAGQTMVCPIIVEDLSPPGQMLVEMLCEERGFFLEIADTIRGFGLTILKGLMELRDGKIMARFLVEANKNVTRMDIFLSLVQLLQQNSHNRSSDQLAKVISSGVRSFAEHQQSPMLIPVGLAER, translated from the exons ATGAGCGGAATAAAG ACTATTGCAGTAGTACCTATCCCGGCGCTTGGTGTGGCGCAGTTTGGCTCGGTGCAAAAG GTATCTGAGAGCTTGGAGTTTCTGGAACATGTTAAAGGCACACTTTGTCGAAGGGAAAGCATCTTATGGGATCCTTCAACCAAACATATTCATGGAGATGCTCTCCCTCATAATACCCAATTTCAACTCAATTCTCTGAGCGTAAAGCGTCTTATGCGTATCAAAGATGACCCAGAAAACATGAAACTTCTTGAGAACATAGTAGGCATAGAATCTCTAGGGAGTTCAGTAAGTACTTCGAGCAGTTACTCTCCGAGATCTTCAAATGGTTTCACTTCCTACGGAAGTTGCAACGGTCGAAATCCTCCTCATATAGTGGCCATGCCAGTGAACTCCAAGTCAATAAATGCAGTCAGGTTATTTCATAATGGCGGCAATTTGATGCAGCACAATAGTGGTTCGGAAAATCCATTGCAGCTTCGATCTGCTAAACAGCCTGATTCTAGTTTAGCAAGTGCAACCACATCCTATTCCAGTTTAAACAATCTTCCTAGAATAGAGCATGAGCTGTCATGCACACCCAACAATCTAGGATACTACCTTCAAAGTCAAGATTCATCTAGTTACCGTAACTCATTCTCAGCTTGTTTTTCTGTGGGTGATGAGCTCAAACCCATGTTatttgacaacaacaacaacaacaacaactctcCTGTTCAAAGTAACCCAATGCATGAGGTCGATACTACCGGATTTACTTCACAGGCTAATTGTGCAGTCTATGAGTTGCCAAATGAAATATTGGAAGAAACGACTGCGGGGACAGTAAGCTCTCGCGGAGAAGGAGGCAATGGAAATGCCAGTTTGCTACAAAGCACTGTATTCGATCCCCTCATGCATGATTGGTGGGATAGCAGTGTCCTGCTAGCAGGAAATATTCCAGATTTCGGTGCCACTACCACATCCTCTGCGACAGAACAGGCAAATAGTGATCCATTATCAGTTGAAGGGAGGGGGTTATTTTCAGAATCTGTCCTTGAAGAACTGCTTGGTGCTAGTAGTAATTTGAATACAGATACAGCATGTGGCTCTGTTGTCTCTAGCACTGGTCCATTAGCTGGTTGTTTCTCAGGCTGTGAATTACCAGGGTACACCCTCCAGCAAGATTCTTCTTACTCGGCATGCAAGGAACAAGTACCACCATTGAACTTCCCTTCCAGCAGTTATACATCTGAAAATGTGCCAAATGGAGCATCAAAGGCAATACCAGTGTCCCTGGCCAATTTATCTATGGATGACAGTTGCAGACTGCACACTGCAAATTCCAAGGTCGGCCAGGTAACAAATCCTGAGGGAGTAAAGGTTATAAAGAAAAGAGCTAGACCAGGTGAGAGCACGCGGCCAAGACCGAAGGACCGGCAGCAGATACAAGATCGCGTCAAGGAATTGCGTGAGATAGTCCCAAACAGTGCAAAG TGTAGCATTGATGCTTTGTTGGACCGGACAATCAAGCATATGATCTTTCTGCAAGGTGTAACTAAGTATGCAGAGAAAATTAAGCAAGCCGATGAACCCAAG ATGATAAGCAAAGATAGTGGTGCCGTCTTGAAGGATAACTCAAGTCGTGTTGTCTTGAAAGATAACTCTAGTGCTGCAAGCAATGGTGGTGCCACGTGGGCCTATGAAGTTGCAGGACAGACCATGGTGTGCCCAATAATTGTCGAGGATCTTTCACCGCCCGGTCAGATGCTTGTGGAG ATGCTATGTGAGGAACGTGGCTTTTTCCTAGAGATAGCAGACACCATCCGTGGGTTTGGATTGACAATCTTGAAGGGGCTGATGGAGCTCCGTGATGGCAAGATAATGGCACGATTCCTCGTCGAG GCAAACAAGAACGTGACTAGGATGGACATATTTTTGTCACTTGTTCAGCTGCTACAACAAAATAGCCACAACAGATCTTCTGACCAGCTAGCTAAGGTCATTAGCAGCGGGGTTCGATCTTTCGCGGAGCATCAGCAATCTCCAATGTTGATTCCAGTTGGACTTGCTGAGAGATGA